CGACCATCTCGGCAGGCACCAGCTCGACCGCATCGAGCCCTCGCCGCAGGCCGAGAGCGAATGGGTCGGCCACGTCAACGCGGTGGCCGACAGCACGCTCTATCCCCTGGCCAACTCCTGGTACGTCGGCGCCAACATCCCCGGCAAGCCGCGCGTGTTCATGCCCTATGTCGGCGGCTTCGACCGCTACAAGCGGCACTGCGACGAGATCGTGGGCAAGGGCTACGAGGGCTTCACCTTGAGCCGCCACAAAGCAGAAGTGGCGTGAGCGCCACCTACGTCCATCACCGCATCGACGCCGCGCCGCGTCGATGGCAGGCCGTCGCCGCCCGCCTGTCGGGCGACGGCGCGCGCCGCATTGCCGAGGCCGGCGGCCAGCTCTACGGCGCCTGGCGCAGCCAGATCGGCCGGCCGCGCGACGAGGTGCAGGCGATCAGCGTCTGGCCGCACGGCATCACGGCCGCCGCTGCCGAGCACGTCCTGGTGGCGGACAAAGCCGACATTCGCTCCACGACCAGCGAGACCATGGTGCCGACGCTGCGTCCCACCGACACCGTTCCGCCGACGCGCCAGGGCAACTATGCCTTCCGCTGGTTCGCGGTGCCGGAACCGCACTGGCCGGAGTTCCTCGACCTCTGCGCCGCCGCCTGGCCGGGCTTCGAGGGCGCCTACGATTCCCAGGTCGTGGGTCTGTGGCAGGCGACCGGCGACCGCACCGTGACCGCTCCTGACGAGGTCACGGGCGCGGGCCTGCACGGCGGGGTTCGGAGCCTGCTGCTCACGCGGCGGCCGAATCTGGCGATGTGGGAGCGCTCGAAGCTGCCCGAAGGCGAGGCCGAGGCGGCGGTGCGCGACAAGCTCAGTCGCCGCTACGATCTCTGCGACTGGACGGTCGTCTCGACTGCGACGCTTCTCACCGCCATCGACCGTGCGGATACCGCCCGCTGGACTTGAGGGGCGCCGCCCCCTATTTCCCGCCGTCATGCCGACGCTGCGTTCCCTGGACGACCTCGAACGCGAGGGCCTGCTGTCGCCCGATCCGCGGCTGCAGGACGCCGCGCAATCGATGGCGATCGCCGTCACCCCGGAGATGGCGGCGCTGATCGATCGCGCGAATCTCGCGAACGACCCGATCGCGCGGCAGTTCGTGCCGAGCGGGCAAGAGACCGAGATCTCGGCCGCCGAACTGGCAGACCCGATCGGCGACGAGGCCCGCTCGCCCGTAAAAGGCATCGTCCATCGCTATCCCGACCGCGTGCTGCTGAAGCCGCTGCATGTCTGTCCGGTCTATTGCCGTTTCTGCTTCCGACGCGAGAAGGTCGGGCCGGGCGGCGAGGCGCTGTCGGCGGGGGAGCTGGCGGCGGCACTGGCCTATATCCGCGCGCGGCCCGAAATCTGGGAAGTGATCCTGACCGGCGGCGATCCGCTGATGCTGGCGCCGCGGCGGCTGGCCGAGCTGATGAACGCGCTGGCCGCGATCCCGCACGTGGCAATCGTGCGCCTGCACAGCCGCGTGCCGATCGTCGATCCCGAACGGGTGAGCGACGAACTCGTGCGGGCGCTGCGGCCCGGCCGCGTCGGAGTCTGGCTCGCGGTCCATTGCAATCACGCCCGCGAGCTGGCGCCCCCGACCCGCGCGGCGCTGGCGCGGCTGGCCGATGCCGGCCTGCCGCTGATGGGCCAGACGGTCCTGCTGAAGGGCGTGAACGACGATATCGAGACCCTAGAGCAGCTCATGCGCGCTCTGGTGACGGCGCGGGTGAAGCCCTATTACCTGCACCATCCCGACCTGGTGCGCGGCACCGGCCATTTCCGCGTGTCCATCGAGCAGGGGCAGGCCCTGATGCGGGCGCTGCGCGGCCGGCTCTCGGGCCTTGCCCAGCCGACCTACGTCCTCGACGTGCCCGGCGGCCACGGCAAGGTACCGGTCGGCCCCGCCTATCTCGCGGACGATCCCCAGGCGATGACCGTCGAGGACGCGTTCGGCGGGCAGCATCGCTACCCGCCGGCCTGACGTCCCGACATTAGATTTTCTCTAGGTCGTCCTCAGCGACGGCCCGTCGTCGCCAACGCCGGACGCACCGTGCGGGCCTGCGGCGCGGCCAGCTCCTCGATCAGCCACTCCTCGAACGCTTTCGTCTTCGGACGGCTGACCGACGCCGGCGGACAGACGAACCACCAGGCCTTGCCGCTGTCGACGATCTGCTCGAACGGCTGGAACAGGCGACCCTCCGCCAGCTCCTCGCGGAAAAGTTGTGGCGGCCCCACCGCCACACCCGCACCTTCCATCGCCGCTTCCACCGCGATCATCGTCGAGTCGAAGGTGAGCACGCGCTTGGGCTTGAAGTCGCCGAGACCGACGGCGCGCAGCCAGATCGCCCATTCGGGATCGTGCGTCATGTCGATGAACGGCACGCGCTTCAGGTCGTCGAGCGTCTTCAGCTTGTCGCGATAGCGCTTGCCGCACAGCGGCGTCAGCACGTCGCTGAACAGCCTCGTTGCATGCAGATCGGGCTCCGGCTGCACGGTGAACCGAATGGCGCAGTCGACATCCTCGCGGGCGAAGTCGACGCGCTTCTGGCTCGTCGTCATGCGCACCTCGATCTCGGGATGCTTGGCCTGGAAGCGATGCAGGCGCGGCACCAGCCATCCCAGCGCGAAGGTCGTGACGAGGCTGACGTTCAGCGTGCCGGAGTTGGCCTTGCGGCCGACCCTCTCCAGCGCGTTGGTCATGCGATCGAACGCATCGCGCAGGTCGGGCAGCAGCGCCTCGCCTTCGCTGGTGATCTCCAGCCCGCGCGGCCGGCGCACGAACAGGGCGACACCGAGCTTCTCCTCGAGTGCCTTCACCTGATGGCTGACGGCCGCCTGCGTGACGTGAAGCTCCTCGGCGGCATGCGTGAAACTGGCGTGACGGGCAGCGGCCTCGAAGGCGCGCAAGGCGTTGAGCGGCAGTTGCGACCGGCTCATCTTGGACACACGCTCATAGAAATTCTATGCCTCCCCTGAGCTTTCATCCTTTGCAAGTATCCACAGGATACAGCAAATACGGGCTAGAAACGAGGCGCAACTGCCGATCCCCGGCCTCATCGCCTCAAGCGGAGCTAAGTCATGTCGATCGTATCCAGCGCGCGGGTTTCCCACGCGAGCGCCCCTTCCTTCTCGTTTGGCCGCGCCGTCGCGCTGCTGGCGGGCTCGGTCGTGGTCGGGATCGAGAAAGTCATGACCCGAGCCGAGCTTGCCCGTTCGCGAAATCAGCTGGCCCAGCTGGACGAGCGACTGCTGCGGGATATCGGTATCGACCGCGCCACCGCCCGGTTCGAGGCCACCAAGCCTTTCTGGTCCTAGACCGGAATTGC
This DNA window, taken from Reyranella humidisoli, encodes the following:
- a CDS encoding DUF1127 domain-containing protein, whose product is MSIVSSARVSHASAPSFSFGRAVALLAGSVVVGIEKVMTRAELARSRNQLAQLDERLLRDIGIDRATARFEATKPFWS
- a CDS encoding lysine-2,3-aminomutase-like protein — protein: MPTLRSLDDLEREGLLSPDPRLQDAAQSMAIAVTPEMAALIDRANLANDPIARQFVPSGQETEISAAELADPIGDEARSPVKGIVHRYPDRVLLKPLHVCPVYCRFCFRREKVGPGGEALSAGELAAALAYIRARPEIWEVILTGGDPLMLAPRRLAELMNALAAIPHVAIVRLHSRVPIVDPERVSDELVRALRPGRVGVWLAVHCNHARELAPPTRAALARLADAGLPLMGQTVLLKGVNDDIETLEQLMRALVTARVKPYYLHHPDLVRGTGHFRVSIEQGQALMRALRGRLSGLAQPTYVLDVPGGHGKVPVGPAYLADDPQAMTVEDAFGGQHRYPPA
- the gcvA gene encoding transcriptional regulator GcvA; this translates as MSRSQLPLNALRAFEAAARHASFTHAAEELHVTQAAVSHQVKALEEKLGVALFVRRPRGLEITSEGEALLPDLRDAFDRMTNALERVGRKANSGTLNVSLVTTFALGWLVPRLHRFQAKHPEIEVRMTTSQKRVDFAREDVDCAIRFTVQPEPDLHATRLFSDVLTPLCGKRYRDKLKTLDDLKRVPFIDMTHDPEWAIWLRAVGLGDFKPKRVLTFDSTMIAVEAAMEGAGVAVGPPQLFREELAEGRLFQPFEQIVDSGKAWWFVCPPASVSRPKTKAFEEWLIEELAAPQARTVRPALATTGRR